A stretch of Janibacter endophyticus DNA encodes these proteins:
- a CDS encoding arsenate reductase/protein-tyrosine-phosphatase family protein, whose amino-acid sequence MTVQIMTVCTGNICRSPYAQLLLAHRLDAVRPGAFDVSSVGTGALVDQGVDPGSATLLEARGVAHDTFAARQITEQLLQDVDLVLPLTVEHRKTVLSYAPRLLKRCYTVKEMARLITSADERRSWEERLAGLTTPEERWQRIPQELARERGLAKAEAGQDDVADPYRMDQSAFDAMAVEIDAAVETIVALEARF is encoded by the coding sequence CTACGCCCAGCTGCTCCTGGCCCACCGACTCGACGCGGTCCGCCCGGGCGCCTTCGACGTCAGCAGCGTCGGGACCGGGGCCCTCGTCGACCAGGGCGTCGACCCTGGGAGCGCGACGCTCCTCGAGGCCAGAGGTGTGGCGCATGACACCTTCGCCGCCCGTCAGATCACCGAGCAGCTGCTCCAGGACGTCGACCTCGTCCTGCCGCTGACCGTCGAGCACCGCAAGACCGTGCTCTCCTACGCGCCCCGGCTGCTCAAGCGCTGCTACACGGTCAAGGAGATGGCGCGACTCATCACCTCCGCCGACGAGCGCCGATCCTGGGAGGAGCGGCTCGCCGGACTGACGACCCCGGAGGAGCGGTGGCAGCGGATCCCGCAGGAGCTCGCCCGCGAGCGTGGTCTGGCCAAGGCCGAGGCGGGGCAGGACGACGTCGCCGACCCCTATCGGATGGACCAGAGCGCGTTCGACGCGATGGCCGTCGAGATCGACGCGGCCGTCGAGACGATCGTCGCGCTCGAGGCCCGCTTCTAG